Proteins from a single region of Oryza brachyantha chromosome 6, ObraRS2, whole genome shotgun sequence:
- the LOC102712914 gene encoding NLR family CARD domain-containing protein 3 codes for PFRYAPRRHVSLRARPPPPLSSPVASPPRAAREVFDGGAHSRDRPPGVGRGGARRREYRVEQGEPAAPPPPVAAAARGVLPYVVPAGAVLALSFVIWRVVQNLLPGNTKDQSSGEPKSSGIMWSFAAGSNLSTSTSFNAEKESRKNLNKFYKEIRTLKNVNMAGRQFGDEGLFFLAESLAYNKSAEEVDFSGNGITAVGIEAFDGILQINTALKSLNLSGNAIGDEGAKCLSDILVENVGIQKLLLNSTNIGDEGAKAISDMLKKNKTIRTLQLSNNTIEYSGFASIAEALLENNVLRSLYLNGNYGGPLGASSLAKGVLGNKTLRELHLHGNGFGNEGVRALMSALSSHKGKITVLDIGNNNITSEGSLHVAEFIKRTRSLLWLSLYMNDIGDEGAEKVADALKQNKTISTVDLGGNNIHSKGVSAIAETLKDNSVVTTLELSYNPIGPDGVKALCDVLKFDGKIQTLKLGWCQIGVPGAEFVADCLKYNTTLSTLDLRANGLGDEGAICLARSFKIINESLTSLDLGFNEIRDDGAFALAQALKSNEDLAVTSLNLANNFFTKFGQVALSEARDHVYEMSEKEIDIYF; via the exons cccttCCGCTATGCCCCGCGCCGCCACGTCTCCCTCCgcgcgaggccgccgccgccgttgtcgtcgcccgtcgcgtcgccgccccgcgctGCGCGCGAGGTGTTCGACGGAGGAGCTCACAGCCGGGACAGGCCTCCCGGGGTCGGCCGCGGGGGCGCGCGCCGGAGGGAGTACCGCGTGGAGCAGGGGGAGCCGgcagcgcctcctcctcccgtggcggccgccgccagggGCGTCTTACCCTACGTCGTCCCTGCAGGGGCGGTCCTCGCACTGAGCTTTG TCATATGGAGGGTGGTTCAGAATTTGCTTCCCGGAAACACAAAAGACCAGAGTTCTGGAGAACCTAAGTCTTCTGGGATCATGTGGTCCTTCGCTGCTGGTTCCAATTTGTCAACATCAACAAGCTTTAATGCTGAAAAGGAATCaaggaaaaatttaaataagttcTACAAGGAAATCAGGACTCTGAAAAATGTTAACATGGCAG GTCGTCAATTTGGGGACGAGGGCCTGTTTTTTCTAGCAGAAAGCCTAGCCTATAACAAG AGTGCAGAAGAGGTTGACTTTTCTGGTAATGGGATAACAGCTGTTGGAATAGAAGCCTTTGATGGCATTCTTCAGATAAATACAGCTTTAAAATCTCTCAACTTATCTGGAAATGCCATTGGAGATGAAGGAGCTAAG TGTCTTTCAGATATATTGGTCGAAAACGTAGGTATTCAGAAGCTCCTATTGAACAGTACCAATATTGGAGACGAG ggGGCAAAAGCAATTTCGGATATGctgaaaaagaacaaaacaataCGTACTTTACAACTCAGCAACAATACAATAGAATACAgc GGTTTTGCAAGTATTGCAGAAGCACTCCTTGAGAATAATGTGCTACGGAGCTTATATCTCAA TGGCAACTATGGTGGTCCTCTTGGTGCATCCAGCCTAGCAAAAGGAGTTCTAGGGAACAAGACTTTGAGG GAACTTCACTTGCATGGCAATGGATTTGGGAATGAGGGAGTGCGTGCATTGATGTCAGCATTGTCTTCTCACAAAG GGAAAATAACAGTTTTGGATATTGGCAACAACAACATCACCTCTGAAGGTTCTCTTCATGTTGCCGAGTTCATCAAAAGGACGAGGTCTTTACTATGGCTCAGTCTATACATGAACGATATTGGCGATGAG GGAGCTGAGAAGGTTGCAGATGCTCTGAAACAGAATAAGACAATTTCTACGGTTGACCTG GGTGGTAATAACATTCACTCTAAAGGGGTTAGTGCAATAGCTGAAACTCTGAAGGATAATTCAGTGGTGACAACA TTGGAGTTGAGCTATAATCCGATTGGGCCAGATGGGGTGAAAGCTCTGTGTGATGTTCTCAAGTTCGATGGGAAAATCCAAACCCTTAAACTTGGTTGGTGCCAG ATAGGTGTGCCAGGTGCAGAATTTGTTGCCGATTGTTTGAAGTACAACACAACATTATCTACGTTGGATTTGAGGGCAAATGGACTTGGAGATGAA GGTGCTATCTGCTTGGCACGAAGTTTCAAGATCATCAATGAATCTTTGACTTCACTTGATCTGGGTTTTAATGAGATTAGA GATGATGGAGCGTTTGCATTGGCACAAGCACTCAAGTCTAATGAAGATCTTGCAGTCACATCACTAAATCTTGCAAACAACTTCTTCACTAAATTTGGACAG GTTGCTCTGTCTGAGGCACGGGATCATGTATATGAGATGAGCGAAAAGGAAATAGACATTTACTTTTAG